The proteins below come from a single Chryseobacterium bernardetii genomic window:
- a CDS encoding helix-turn-helix domain-containing protein translates to MFNILELLNSNQIPTVKNYKEISLDDQLLEGLFIKIDEEIKVKELFKDSDFSLSKLSAVVGVNPSYISKAIHYNNYNNFNHYINTLRIEYIKNKMSNVDLKKVTLLYIYSDAGFSNQSTFNRCFKQIQGVTPREYINSINKISESN, encoded by the coding sequence ATGTTTAATATATTAGAGCTATTAAACAGTAATCAGATCCCTACTGTAAAAAACTATAAAGAAATATCACTTGATGACCAGTTACTTGAAGGGTTATTTATCAAAATTGATGAAGAAATTAAAGTGAAAGAGCTTTTTAAAGATTCCGATTTCAGCCTTTCCAAATTATCTGCCGTTGTAGGAGTAAATCCTTCCTACATATCTAAAGCAATTCATTATAATAACTATAATAATTTTAATCATTATATCAATACATTAAGAATAGAGTATATCAAAAATAAAATGAGCAACGTGGATCTGAAAAAAGTTACTTTACTCTATATTTATTCAGATGCCGGATTTTCTAATCAATCTACATTTAACCGCTGTTTTAAACAAATACAAGGAGTCACACCCCGAGAGTATATTAATTCTATCAATAAGATTTCTGAAAGTAATTAA